TGCTGGCCGTATTTTCCATCACCTATCTTGTGCAGCAGATCCACACCACCCGCACCGAGGCACTTACGGCGGTCATGTTTGCGGCCCTGCTCATGTGCCCCTTTATTCTGATCGCTGGCCGACTGGCCGACCGCTTTGGCCGGGGCCGCATTTATGGCCTTGCCAGCCTTGCCTGCGGCATCTCCATCTTCCCCTCGTTCTGGCTTATGCAAAGCAGCGGCGGCAATATGTTTCTGGTTGGCCTTGCCATCGCCATCCCGTTGAGCATCTTTTACGCCGGTGTTTTCGGGCCTGAGGCCGCTCTGTTCTCGGATCTCTTCCCGGCTGAAGTGCGTTACACGGGCATTTCCATCGTCTACCAGTTCCCGGGCTTCCTGGTTGCGGGCATAGTGCCCGGCGTGTGCACCGCCCTGATCCAGTGGAACGATGGCGATCCCTTCTACATCTGCATCTTCGTACTCGTAGCCGCAGCAACCAGCGCGTTCTCGGCCTTTACCATCCAGGCGCGGCACAACAGACTGGCTGCGCAGGCTGCAGGAACCGCACAGGATTAGCATCATGCGTATATTGCAACTTTCAGACACGCACCTGCGGGGCGACCACAGCCTGTCTTTCAGGGTGGTAGATACCCGGCGTTGCCTGGACGAAGCCGTGGCTCACGTGAAAAACCTGACGCAACAGCCGGATTTCATTGTTATCACAGGCGACCTAGCTGACAGCGGAGACCTTAACGCATATCACATCCTGCACGACGAACTCTCGCCCCTTGGGGTGCCAGTGTACGCCGTGCCCGGCAACCACGACCGGCGCGACCGCCTGCGCGAGGTAATGCCCCACTGGTGCCCGGCCAAGGAAGATATTGCGCCCTACCTCTGCTATACGGTGGAGGAGGAAAACCTGCGGCTGATCATGATGGACAGCATGAGCCCCGGCTCCCATTCCGGCCACTTCCCCGCCGAAACCGGCGACTGGCTGGAACGTGAGCTGGCAAAGCGTCCGGATACGCCAACCATGTTCTTCATGCACCACCCCCCGTTTGTTACGGGCATGGGTGCCATGGACGAACCTTTTGAAAATATGGAGCGCTTTGCAGCAATTGTAGAACGCAACCCGCAGATGCGGCTGTGTTTCGGCCACATGCACCGCCCCATCGTCACAGAATGGCACGGGCGGATCGCCATGACGGCACCTGCGGTTTCCATGCAGATAGACCTTGATCTCTCCCCCGAGGGCGGCGACACCTTCCGCATGGAAACGCCGGGCTATCTGCTCCACCACTTTGACAAGGGCGTGTGGAATTCCCACATCTGCCAGATTGCAGTGCAGGCTACGTTTGCCGGGCCGTATCCCTTTGCTGGCTCGGTGAATCCTACCCAATAGTGTTTCCCGACATGAAACACCCGCGCAAGCGGGCCGGGGCTGCCGACATCGGGTCGGCAGTCCCGGCACCCTCTTGAAATCAAGCCATCATACCTGCATTCCCCTCCTTATTTTCTGCCCTGCTTCTGCCAAATCGCTTATTTTGAAACAGCTTTAGCAAGTTCAGATAAACTTCTGTCCACGTCTCCCTGCACCGAACAAGACCAGACTCTTGGCAAGTTGCCCGTCCAAGTTGATAAAAACTGACCGCAGCAGATATTGACATCACTATCAGACCGGTCTAATTTTTAGTCATGAAAGAAAGCGCACGAGAAAAAATCATCGCTGTAGGTGTTGAAATAGTCGCTGTTTCCGGCTTCAACGCCACAGGCATAGACGCCATACTCAAGGCGGCGGGCGTGCCGAAAGGCTCGTTCTACCACCATTTTGGCACCAAGGAAAACTTCGGCATTGAAGTCATCAACCTCTTTGCTGAAAACTATACAAAAAAATTGCACGGCTATCTTGATGATGAAGCGCTGGCCCCGCTCCAGCGCATCCGCAGGTATCTGGAAGAAAGCATTGAACGTACAGTGCAGGACAACTTCAGCAAGGGTTGCCTCATCGGGAATCTGGGGCAGGAGTTGGCCGCTCAGAGCGAACGGTTCAGATGCCGCCTGGAAGAAGTCTTCCACGACTGGCTCGGGCTGTTTGCCAAGTGCCTGCACGAAGCGCAACAGGCTGGCGAACTGAATCCGGGGCTTGATCCCCAGTCGCTTGCAGGCTTTCTCCTTTCTGGCTGGGAAGGAGCCATTTTGCGGGCAAAGGTCATGCGCTCGCCCGAGCCACTGAAACAATTTGTGAACGTGCTGTTCACAAGGGTTTT
This is a stretch of genomic DNA from Desulfovibrio desulfuricans. It encodes these proteins:
- a CDS encoding phosphodiesterase; the protein is MRILQLSDTHLRGDHSLSFRVVDTRRCLDEAVAHVKNLTQQPDFIVITGDLADSGDLNAYHILHDELSPLGVPVYAVPGNHDRRDRLREVMPHWCPAKEDIAPYLCYTVEEENLRLIMMDSMSPGSHSGHFPAETGDWLERELAKRPDTPTMFFMHHPPFVTGMGAMDEPFENMERFAAIVERNPQMRLCFGHMHRPIVTEWHGRIAMTAPAVSMQIDLDLSPEGGDTFRMETPGYLLHHFDKGVWNSHICQIAVQATFAGPYPFAGSVNPTQ
- a CDS encoding TetR/AcrR family transcriptional regulator — translated: MKESAREKIIAVGVEIVAVSGFNATGIDAILKAAGVPKGSFYHHFGTKENFGIEVINLFAENYTKKLHGYLDDEALAPLQRIRRYLEESIERTVQDNFSKGCLIGNLGQELAAQSERFRCRLEEVFHDWLGLFAKCLHEAQQAGELNPGLDPQSLAGFLLSGWEGAILRAKVMRSPEPLKQFVNVLFTRVLTAG